The Geobacillus stearothermophilus ATCC 12980 genome contains a region encoding:
- the mfd gene encoding transcription-repair coupling factor — protein MLSLHRYLAENQDVRTIIEGIHARLKEQLVAGLSGSARSVFVSTLYKETGRPLLVVAYNLFQAQKMYDDLVSLLGPDEVFLYSVDEVIAAEMAVASPELKAQRLEIMNHWVQGGKGIVVCPVAGLRRLLPPPSLWKQYLFTFTVGQELDLEQYKQRFVQMGYKRVATVSAPGEFSIRGGIVDIYPLTAELPYRIELFDTEIESIRTFTPDDQRSHGQVESIAIGPADEIILDEGTRQRGIERIEAGLAASLEKMKDDAAKQRMYEQIHAELEQLREGREIEQQYKYMSLFYENVSSLLDYMPEDGVLLMDEMSRLQETAERLDREEADWYTSLLDSGKIIHDVPISHSLSELLKKHRFQRVYLSLFLRHAPYTHPQNVVNITCKQMQNFHGQMALLQSEVERWKKANYAVVFLAPDAERAKRLQSVLEDYGVDAAPLPPEAALLYGKCQLLEGDLNTGFELPLQKLAVITEEELFKKRAKRPVRRQKLSNAERIKSYAELQVGDYVVHVNHGIGKYLGIETLEINGVHKDYIHIQYQGGDTLYVPVDQMDQVQKYVGSEGKEPKIYKLGGSEWKKVKKKVESSVQDIAEDLIKLYAEREASKGYAFSPDTEMQREFEAAFPYQETEDQLRSIEEIKRDMESEKPMDRLLCGDVGYGKTEVALRAAFKAIMDGKQVAFLVPTTILAQQHYETVRERFQGFPINVGLLNRFRTKKQQAETIKGLKDGTIDMVIGTHRLLSKDVKFKDLGLLIIDEEQRFGVAHKEKIKQLKANIDVLTLTATPIPRTLHMSMIGVRDLSIIETPPENRFPVQTYVMEYTPELVKEAIERELARDGQVFFLYNHIEDIDLKAEEIAQLVPEARVTFAHGRMSETELESTILAFLEGQYDVLVTTTIIETGVDIPNVNTLIVYDADRMGLSQLYQLRGRVGRSNRVAYAYFTYRKDKVLNETAEKRLQAIKEFTELGSGFKIAMRDLSIRGAGNILGAEQHGFIDSVGFDLYSQMLKEAIEKRRGLKREDERPEVTIDVEVDAYIPDAYISDGLQKIEMYKRFKAVETLEDVEALREEMVDRFGDYPDAVAYLLQIAEIKVLAKQLGVESIKQHKQQVDILFTEEASKTVEIQRLSGVGRQYGRLFGFGMEGVKLKIVLYIKQMKAHEWLAILYETLRELSGVKNEKSIIA, from the coding sequence GTGCTTTCATTGCATCGCTATTTAGCTGAGAACCAAGATGTTCGCACCATCATAGAAGGAATCCACGCCCGCCTGAAAGAACAGCTTGTCGCCGGGCTGTCGGGGTCGGCCCGGTCTGTTTTTGTTTCCACGCTTTATAAGGAAACGGGACGCCCGTTGCTCGTAGTGGCTTACAACTTGTTTCAGGCGCAAAAAATGTATGATGACCTCGTTTCGCTGCTCGGTCCGGACGAGGTGTTTCTGTATTCCGTCGATGAAGTGATCGCCGCCGAAATGGCAGTCGCCAGTCCGGAGCTGAAGGCACAACGCCTCGAAATTATGAACCATTGGGTGCAAGGCGGGAAGGGGATCGTCGTCTGTCCGGTCGCCGGCCTGCGGCGCTTGCTGCCGCCGCCATCGCTTTGGAAACAGTATTTGTTCACGTTCACGGTTGGACAAGAGCTGGATCTCGAGCAGTATAAACAGCGGTTTGTCCAAATGGGATACAAGCGGGTGGCAACTGTTTCCGCCCCTGGGGAGTTCAGCATCCGCGGCGGCATCGTGGATATTTATCCGCTCACGGCCGAGCTCCCGTACCGGATCGAGCTGTTTGATACGGAAATCGAATCGATTCGCACGTTCACCCCCGATGATCAGCGCTCGCACGGGCAAGTAGAGAGTATCGCCATCGGCCCAGCCGACGAAATCATTCTCGACGAGGGGACGCGGCAGCGGGGGATTGAACGAATTGAAGCCGGTTTGGCGGCCAGCCTCGAAAAAATGAAGGATGACGCCGCCAAGCAGCGGATGTACGAACAGATCCATGCCGAATTGGAACAGTTGCGCGAGGGCCGGGAAATCGAGCAACAATATAAATATATGTCCCTTTTCTATGAGAACGTTTCAAGTTTGCTAGATTATATGCCGGAAGACGGCGTGCTGCTGATGGATGAAATGAGCCGGTTGCAGGAGACGGCGGAGCGGCTCGACCGCGAAGAAGCGGATTGGTATACAAGCCTGCTTGACAGCGGGAAAATCATTCATGATGTGCCCATTTCACACTCACTTTCTGAATTGTTGAAAAAACATCGATTCCAGCGGGTTTATTTGTCCTTGTTTTTGCGCCATGCGCCTTATACCCATCCGCAAAATGTCGTCAATATTACGTGCAAGCAAATGCAAAACTTCCACGGACAAATGGCGCTTCTCCAGTCTGAAGTCGAGCGTTGGAAGAAAGCGAATTACGCCGTCGTCTTTTTGGCGCCGGATGCCGAACGGGCAAAAAGGCTGCAGTCAGTTTTGGAAGATTATGGGGTCGATGCAGCGCCGCTTCCGCCTGAGGCCGCACTGCTTTACGGCAAATGCCAACTTCTCGAAGGCGATTTAAATACAGGATTTGAGCTGCCGCTGCAAAAGCTGGCTGTCATTACGGAAGAGGAACTGTTTAAGAAGCGAGCGAAACGCCCGGTGCGCCGGCAAAAGCTGTCCAACGCCGAGCGGATTAAAAGCTACGCTGAACTGCAAGTCGGCGATTACGTCGTCCATGTCAACCACGGCATCGGAAAATATTTAGGCATCGAGACGTTAGAAATCAATGGAGTGCATAAAGACTACATCCATATCCAATATCAAGGCGGCGACACGCTGTACGTCCCGGTCGACCAAATGGATCAAGTGCAAAAGTACGTCGGTTCGGAAGGAAAAGAGCCGAAAATTTATAAGCTTGGCGGCTCGGAATGGAAAAAAGTCAAAAAGAAAGTGGAATCGTCTGTTCAAGATATCGCGGAAGATTTGATCAAGTTGTATGCCGAGCGCGAGGCGAGCAAGGGGTACGCGTTTTCGCCGGACACGGAAATGCAGCGCGAATTTGAGGCCGCGTTTCCATATCAAGAGACGGAAGACCAGCTCCGGTCGATTGAAGAAATTAAGCGCGATATGGAAAGCGAAAAGCCGATGGACCGCCTCCTTTGCGGCGATGTCGGCTACGGGAAAACGGAAGTGGCGCTGCGCGCGGCGTTTAAAGCCATTATGGACGGCAAGCAAGTCGCTTTTCTTGTGCCGACGACGATTTTGGCTCAGCAGCATTACGAAACGGTTCGTGAGCGGTTTCAAGGATTTCCGATTAACGTCGGGCTGCTCAACCGGTTCCGCACGAAAAAACAGCAGGCGGAGACGATCAAAGGGTTGAAAGACGGCACAATCGATATGGTCATTGGCACGCACCGGCTGCTGTCGAAGGATGTCAAGTTTAAGGATTTAGGGTTGCTCATCATCGACGAGGAGCAGCGGTTTGGCGTGGCGCATAAAGAAAAAATCAAGCAGCTGAAAGCGAATATCGACGTGCTCACCTTAACGGCGACGCCGATTCCGCGGACGCTTCATATGTCGATGATCGGCGTGCGCGATTTATCGATCATCGAGACGCCGCCGGAAAACCGGTTCCCGGTGCAGACGTATGTCATGGAATATACGCCGGAGCTTGTCAAAGAGGCGATTGAACGTGAGCTCGCCCGCGATGGGCAAGTGTTTTTCCTCTACAACCATATTGAAGACATCGACTTGAAAGCGGAAGAAATCGCCCAGCTTGTCCCGGAAGCACGCGTCACGTTCGCGCACGGGCGGATGTCAGAAACCGAACTTGAATCAACGATTTTAGCGTTTTTGGAAGGACAATATGACGTGCTCGTGACGACGACGATTATTGAGACAGGCGTCGATATTCCAAACGTCAATACACTCATCGTGTACGATGCCGACCGGATGGGGCTGTCGCAGCTGTACCAGCTGCGCGGGCGCGTCGGCCGTTCGAACCGCGTTGCCTACGCGTATTTCACCTACCGGAAAGACAAAGTGCTGAATGAAACGGCGGAAAAACGGCTGCAAGCCATTAAAGAGTTCACCGAGCTTGGCTCCGGCTTTAAAATCGCCATGCGTGACTTGTCGATCCGTGGCGCCGGCAATATTCTCGGCGCTGAACAGCACGGCTTTATCGACTCGGTCGGATTTGACTTATATTCGCAAATGTTGAAAGAGGCGATCGAAAAACGGCGCGGCTTGAAACGAGAAGACGAGCGGCCGGAAGTGACGATCGACGTGGAAGTCGACGCCTACATTCCGGATGCCTACATTTCCGATGGGCTGCAAAAAATCGAGATGTACAAGCGGTTTAAAGCGGTCGAGACGCTCGAAGATGTTGAAGCGCTGCGCGAAGAGATGGTGGACCGCTTCGGCGATTATCCGGATGCCGTCGCCTATTTGCTACAGATTGCCGAGATCAAAGTGCTGGCGAAACAGCTCGGTGTTGAATCGATTAAGCAACATAAGCAGCAAGTTGACATTCTATTCACTGAAGAAGCGTCGAAAACGGTGGAGATTCAGCGCTTGTCCGGCGTCGGCCGGCAGTACGGGCGCCTGTTTGGGTTTGGCATGGAGGGGGTGAAGCTGAAAATTGTGCTTTACATTAAGCAAATGAAAGCGCACGAGTGGCTGGCGATTTTATATGAGACGTTGAGGGAATTGTCCGGAGTGAAAAACGAAAAGTCGATCATCGCCTAG
- a CDS encoding putative polysaccharide biosynthesis protein produces MGNVWKGAAALTAATLLTKLLSALYRIPYQNMVGDVGFYIYQQVYPIYGIVVALSLTGYPVAISKLIAERLAARDEAGAAAVGRIALLLLGGAGAVLFAVLYIGAGAISLWMGDRQLEGLVRVLSFSCLFFPLIAVLRGVFQGRHDMAPTAVSQVGEQTVRVTAILGLSYWAIKRGADAYACGMAAVGGTLAGMAAALLILLFYLVRRGRQKPAGHTPPGSVRQAGWHLLTVGTVICFTNMVLTLVPLVDSFLFVPLLQETGLELNEVKELKGVYDRGQPLIQLGTAVGTSLSLALVPFVSGMRRGREPSFLHSMLPIRFAAVIGVGASSGLICLIRPINTMLFENDRGSLVLAVLSASVFFATMALTASALLQGMGKEWTAAAGVAAALAGKIVLMRWLVPSFGALGAALATTGAYALMAGFLYVRLPREYRSARARVCIYPIVKAAVAMMAVLKLYTWLMDASGGGRLWASAEALGGVVLGAAVYIACIVRGSVFSEQELSALPFVHKFHLRLGSR; encoded by the coding sequence ATGGGAAACGTATGGAAAGGTGCAGCTGCCTTGACTGCTGCCACTTTGCTTACGAAGCTGTTAAGCGCGCTCTACCGCATCCCGTATCAAAATATGGTCGGGGATGTCGGTTTTTATATTTACCAACAAGTTTACCCCATTTATGGAATCGTTGTCGCGCTGTCGCTGACCGGTTACCCGGTTGCCATTTCGAAGCTCATCGCTGAGCGGCTGGCGGCGCGGGACGAGGCGGGAGCGGCCGCTGTCGGCCGCATCGCGCTGCTGCTGTTGGGCGGGGCGGGAGCGGTGTTGTTTGCCGTGTTATATATAGGAGCCGGCGCCATTTCGTTATGGATGGGCGACAGGCAGCTTGAAGGGTTGGTGCGGGTGCTTTCATTTTCATGCTTATTCTTTCCGCTCATTGCGGTGTTGCGCGGCGTTTTTCAAGGGCGCCATGACATGGCGCCGACGGCAGTGTCCCAAGTCGGCGAGCAGACGGTGCGTGTGACGGCGATTTTAGGGTTGTCTTATTGGGCGATCAAGCGCGGCGCTGACGCCTATGCGTGCGGCATGGCTGCGGTCGGCGGGACGTTGGCGGGCATGGCGGCCGCGCTTCTCATCTTGCTCTTTTATCTGGTCCGGCGCGGACGGCAAAAACCGGCCGGGCATACGCCGCCCGGCTCGGTGCGACAGGCGGGATGGCATTTGCTTACAGTTGGAACGGTCATTTGTTTCACCAACATGGTGTTGACGCTTGTTCCGCTCGTCGACTCGTTTTTGTTCGTCCCGCTTCTCCAAGAAACCGGGCTGGAGTTGAATGAGGTGAAAGAGTTAAAAGGGGTGTACGACCGCGGCCAGCCGCTGATTCAGCTTGGCACGGCTGTCGGCACATCGCTTTCATTGGCGCTTGTTCCGTTCGTTTCCGGCATGCGGCGCGGGCGGGAGCCGTCCTTTCTGCACAGCATGTTGCCGATCCGGTTCGCCGCGGTCATCGGCGTCGGCGCTTCATCGGGGCTCATTTGCCTCATTCGCCCGATCAACACCATGCTGTTTGAAAACGACCGCGGTTCGTTGGTCCTTGCCGTCTTGTCCGCTTCTGTCTTTTTTGCGACGATGGCGTTGACTGCCTCCGCTTTATTGCAAGGAATGGGGAAAGAGTGGACAGCGGCGGCCGGCGTGGCGGCGGCTTTGGCAGGGAAAATCGTCCTTATGCGCTGGCTTGTGCCGTCGTTCGGCGCCCTTGGCGCCGCCTTGGCGACAACAGGGGCTTATGCGCTTATGGCAGGCTTCTTATACGTGCGTTTGCCGCGTGAATACCGGTCAGCGCGCGCGCGAGTATGCATATATCCAATTGTGAAGGCGGCTGTCGCCATGATGGCGGTGCTGAAGTTGTATACATGGTTAATGGACGCTTCAGGCGGGGGACGCCTATGGGCGTCCGCCGAGGCGCTTGGCGGCGTCGTTCTCGGCGCGGCTGTCTATATCGCATGCATCGTGAGGGGGAGTGTATTTTCCGAACAAGAGTTGTCCGCTCTCCCGTTCGTTCACAAATTTCATTTACGATTAGGAAGCAGGTGA
- the spoVT gene encoding stage V sporulation protein T: protein MKATGIVRRIDDLGRVVIPKEIRRTLRIREGDPLEIFVDRDGEVILKKYSPISELGDFAKEYAEALFDSLGQPVLICDRDVFIAVAGVSKKEYMNKSVSPLVERAMEDRNSVLHTEEGEVELVDGMTETLKSYTIGPIVANGDPIGAVIILSREKTLGEVEHKAVETAASFLARQMEQ from the coding sequence ATGAAAGCAACCGGTATTGTTCGTCGGATTGACGACTTAGGCAGGGTTGTAATTCCGAAGGAAATTCGCAGAACATTACGCATTCGCGAAGGAGATCCGCTCGAAATATTTGTCGATCGCGATGGAGAGGTCATTTTGAAAAAATATTCGCCGATCAGTGAGCTCGGCGACTTTGCCAAGGAGTACGCCGAGGCGCTGTTTGACAGCCTCGGACAGCCGGTGCTCATTTGCGACCGCGACGTATTTATTGCCGTTGCCGGTGTTTCGAAAAAAGAATACATGAACAAAAGCGTCAGCCCGTTAGTGGAGAGAGCCATGGAAGATCGCAACTCCGTTCTCCATACGGAGGAGGGCGAGGTCGAGCTGGTCGACGGGATGACGGAAACGTTGAAGTCGTATACGATCGGCCCGATTGTGGCCAACGGCGATCCGATTGGAGCCGTCATCATTTTATCGCGCGAGAAAACGCTCGGCGAAGTTGAACATAAAGCAGTGGAAACAGCGGCCAGCTTTTTGGCCCGGCAAATGGAACAATAA
- the yabP gene encoding sporulation protein YabP, translating to MNRHEEFGGNTNKGPVQEHDVIMRGRRLLDITGVKQVESFDNEEFLLETVMGFLAIRGQNLQMKNLDVDKGVVSIKGRIFDLVYLDDHQEKAKGFFSKLFK from the coding sequence ATGAACCGACATGAGGAATTTGGCGGAAACACGAACAAAGGCCCGGTCCAAGAACACGACGTGATCATGCGCGGCCGGCGCCTCCTTGACATTACCGGGGTCAAACAAGTGGAAAGCTTTGACAATGAGGAGTTTTTGCTTGAGACGGTCATGGGTTTTTTGGCGATCCGCGGGCAGAATTTGCAAATGAAAAACTTAGATGTCGACAAAGGCGTCGTTTCGATTAAAGGGCGCATTTTTGACCTCGTTTACTTAGACGATCATCAGGAGAAGGCTAAAGGATTCTTTAGCAAGTTGTTCAAATGA
- the yabQ gene encoding spore cortex biosynthesis protein YabQ: MTITTQFLTMLAMIGMGGWLGMALDTYNRFLNRRERAHWLVFVNDVLFWAVQALLVFYVLLLVNNGELRFYLFLALLCGYAAYQSLLRSLYVRVLEWLIQLAVRTGNIIAQLFRYIVIRPLVLLGQMALALLLFAWRLVIWMGRFLLLAVWKAVVLLFAPFRWTGIAVWRRIPPSRRAWVEKFFRRLKGFAGQIKNTQEKIGMWLAKWRK; the protein is encoded by the coding sequence ATGACCATCACCACACAGTTCCTCACCATGCTCGCGATGATTGGCATGGGGGGCTGGCTCGGCATGGCGCTGGACACGTACAATCGGTTTCTCAACCGGCGTGAACGGGCGCACTGGCTCGTTTTCGTGAACGATGTACTGTTTTGGGCGGTGCAGGCGCTTCTCGTATTTTATGTGTTGCTGCTCGTCAACAATGGCGAGCTTCGCTTTTATCTGTTTTTGGCGCTGTTGTGCGGCTATGCCGCCTATCAAAGCCTGCTCCGTTCGTTGTACGTTCGGGTGCTGGAATGGCTCATTCAGCTGGCGGTCAGAACCGGAAACATCATCGCCCAGCTGTTCCGTTACATCGTGATCCGCCCGCTCGTTCTTCTCGGGCAAATGGCGCTTGCGCTTCTTTTGTTTGCCTGGCGGCTTGTGATATGGATGGGACGATTTTTGTTGCTTGCGGTTTGGAAAGCCGTTGTTCTTCTGTTTGCCCCGTTTCGTTGGACGGGCATCGCCGTTTGGCGGCGGATTCCGCCGTCCCGCCGGGCCTGGGTGGAAAAATTTTTTCGCCGTTTGAAGGGATTTGCTGGACAAATCAAGAATACACAAGAGAAAATAGGCATGTGGCTGGCGAAATGGCGAAAGTAA
- the mazG gene encoding nucleoside triphosphate pyrophosphohydrolase gives MNTIYIFGLGAGDVEQLTVGVYRKLKKAHPLFLRTKEHPAAEGLQEEGIAFTSFDDVYEKHEQFADVYEEIAGTLIEQAKHGDVFYAVPGHPLVAERTVQLLLEAEQRGDCRVVIEGGQSFLDALFTAVRIDPIEGFQLLDATAFQGDEWSPSLHAVFCQVYDPFVASNVKLSLMEQLPDDYPVYIVTAAGTKSEQVKQVPLYELDRQAALDNLTSVYVPPVKDEPLLYHRFETLRRVIATLRGPHGCPWDRKQTHASLKRYLLEEAYELLEAIDDDDDDHMVEELGDVLLQVMLHAQIGADRGMFSIDDVIRTLTAKMIRRHPHVFGDATAETAEQVTANWEKIKEKEKGTGRPASILADVPKSLPGTMRAYELQKKAANVGFDWDDAAPIWEKVEEEMAEFRAEASGGRRAALVSEFGDVLFALINLARYYDIQPEEALQMANDKFARRFAYIEEQVRKSGRPITSFSLAELDRFWEEAKENEQ, from the coding sequence GTGAATACGATTTATATTTTCGGCCTTGGCGCCGGGGATGTGGAGCAGCTGACGGTCGGCGTGTATCGAAAGCTAAAAAAGGCGCATCCGCTTTTTTTGCGGACGAAGGAGCATCCGGCGGCCGAAGGGCTTCAAGAAGAGGGCATCGCGTTTACATCGTTTGATGATGTTTACGAAAAGCATGAGCAATTTGCTGATGTATATGAAGAAATTGCCGGCACTCTCATCGAGCAGGCAAAACACGGGGATGTGTTTTACGCTGTCCCTGGCCATCCGCTTGTCGCCGAACGGACGGTGCAGCTGTTGTTGGAAGCGGAGCAACGCGGCGATTGCCGGGTGGTCATCGAGGGCGGGCAAAGCTTTTTAGATGCGTTGTTTACAGCGGTGCGCATTGATCCAATCGAGGGGTTCCAGCTGTTGGATGCGACCGCTTTCCAAGGGGACGAATGGTCGCCATCGCTGCATGCTGTCTTTTGCCAAGTGTACGACCCGTTCGTCGCTTCGAATGTGAAACTGTCGCTGATGGAACAGCTTCCGGACGACTATCCGGTCTATATTGTGACCGCGGCCGGGACGAAGAGCGAACAAGTGAAGCAAGTGCCGCTCTATGAATTGGACCGTCAGGCGGCGCTTGACAATTTAACGAGCGTCTATGTGCCGCCGGTCAAGGATGAGCCGCTGCTATACCATCGGTTTGAAACGTTGCGCCGCGTCATCGCGACGTTGAGAGGGCCGCACGGCTGCCCGTGGGACCGGAAGCAGACGCATGCGTCGCTGAAGCGGTACTTGCTTGAAGAGGCGTATGAGTTGCTTGAAGCCATTGACGATGATGACGATGACCATATGGTCGAAGAGCTCGGTGACGTGCTGCTGCAAGTGATGCTCCATGCCCAGATCGGCGCTGACCGTGGGATGTTTTCGATTGATGACGTCATCCGGACATTGACTGCGAAGATGATTCGCCGCCATCCGCACGTATTTGGCGATGCGACGGCTGAAACAGCTGAGCAAGTTACAGCGAACTGGGAAAAAATTAAGGAGAAGGAAAAAGGGACCGGCCGGCCAGCGTCGATTTTAGCGGATGTTCCAAAAAGCCTGCCGGGGACGATGCGGGCGTATGAGCTGCAGAAAAAAGCAGCAAACGTCGGCTTTGACTGGGACGATGCCGCTCCCATTTGGGAAAAGGTAGAGGAAGAAATGGCGGAGTTCCGGGCTGAAGCTTCGGGCGGCCGCCGCGCGGCGCTCGTCAGCGAGTTCGGCGACGTATTGTTTGCGCTTATCAACCTTGCCCGCTATTATGATATTCAACCCGAAGAAGCATTGCAGATGGCGAACGACAAATTCGCCCGCCGCTTCGCCTACATTGAGGAGCAAGTGCGAAAAAGCGGCCGACCGATCACATCGTTCTCGCTCGCTGAGCTCGACCGCTTTTGGGAAGAAGCAAAAGAAAACGAACAGTAA
- a CDS encoding RNA-binding S4 domain-containing protein, which produces MRLDKFLKVSRLIKRRTLAKEVADQGRVWINGHVAKASSDVKIGDELTIQFGQKRVTVKVTSVKETVKKEEAAEMYELVREERTAPDPDQGGV; this is translated from the coding sequence ATGCGCCTTGATAAATTTTTAAAAGTATCCCGCCTCATTAAACGCCGCACATTGGCAAAAGAAGTCGCCGACCAAGGCCGGGTGTGGATCAACGGCCACGTCGCGAAGGCAAGTTCAGATGTAAAAATCGGCGATGAACTGACGATTCAGTTCGGGCAAAAACGGGTAACGGTAAAAGTGACTAGTGTAAAAGAAACGGTGAAAAAAGAAGAGGCAGCCGAAATGTACGAGCTCGTTCGCGAGGAACGGACGGCCCCTGATCCGGATCAAGGCGGCGTTTAA
- a CDS encoding FtsB family cell division protein, producing the protein MNMPRRTNVTKLASTYAAEQEEKQRRASRRRRILAIRFAFWSLLLAVVASVLVYALHLQAKTVDAKRAEKERLTKQLAELKRQKKQMKEEMKRLHDDDYIAELARKKYYLSKDGEIIFVLPEK; encoded by the coding sequence ATGAACATGCCCAGGAGAACAAACGTGACGAAGCTGGCATCGACGTATGCGGCCGAGCAGGAGGAGAAACAGCGGAGGGCGTCGCGAAGACGGCGAATTTTGGCCATCCGTTTTGCCTTTTGGTCGTTGCTGTTGGCCGTGGTCGCCTCCGTCCTTGTCTATGCTTTGCACCTGCAGGCAAAGACGGTTGATGCGAAAAGGGCGGAAAAAGAAAGGTTGACCAAACAGCTTGCGGAACTGAAACGCCAGAAAAAGCAGATGAAAGAGGAAATGAAAAGGCTGCATGATGATGACTACATCGCTGAGCTGGCGCGAAAAAAATATTATTTGTCAAAGGATGGGGAAATTATTTTTGTGTTGCCCGAAAAGTAA
- a CDS encoding S1 domain-containing RNA-binding protein, whose protein sequence is MSIEVGSKLQGKVTGITKFGAFVELPEGVTGLVHISEVADNYVKDINDHLKVGDTVYVKVINVGQDGKIGLSIRKAKDTPSSQRPRRAHDRSAADSLEQKISRFLKESEDRLASLRRHTESKRGGRGSRRG, encoded by the coding sequence ATGTCGATTGAAGTAGGCAGCAAGTTACAAGGCAAAGTCACAGGCATTACGAAATTCGGGGCGTTTGTGGAGCTGCCGGAAGGTGTGACAGGACTCGTTCATATCAGCGAGGTAGCCGATAACTACGTCAAAGATATCAACGACCATTTGAAAGTCGGCGACACGGTGTATGTCAAAGTCATTAACGTCGGCCAAGACGGAAAGATCGGCTTGTCCATTCGCAAAGCAAAGGATACGCCTTCTTCGCAGCGGCCGCGCCGGGCGCATGACCGCTCTGCGGCTGACAGCTTAGAGCAAAAAATCAGCCGTTTCCTGAAAGAGAGTGAAGACCGATTGGCGTCGTTGCGCCGCCATACCGAATCGAAGCGGGGAGGTCGTGGATCGAGACGCGGGTAA